Genomic DNA from Nostoc sp. ATCC 53789:
CAGGGTTTGGGCTTGTTCAACTAAGTGGTGGAGATGTGGGTTAGACATTTCAATGCCCAACCTGGAACATAAATCTTCCGCTTTCACACCCCTAATTCCTGGCTCAATCTCCGTCTCTAATTCTTCAAGCAGAGATTGAAAATCTGGGTGTTCATCATTAATTTCAAACTCAATCAAATCTGCGCTCTGTGTAACGACAGTTGCCCAATTAGGTAATGTCTGTGGAATGGTTTTTGCGTAAAGTTTCATAATTGGTTCCTCTTCGATTAATAGCTAAAAATCCTCGGCAATCTCCAACAAAAAACCGCGTCCCGTATTCTGTACTTGCACCAATTCTCTATCTAGTAGTGTTTGAATTACTGAATCGGAGAATTGAAATTGCAAACGGTGCAGAGGAACACAACCACCGCAAAGTCGAATCGAACGCAGCAAATGATTGGCTCTGCGGTCAAAACCGGGGTCAACCGTTTTAGGCATTTGTGAAACCTCCGGTTAATACGATTAACTGTTGTTGCAGAATTGTTATTTGCTGTTGGTAAAACTTAATCTCTGCGGTAATTTCTGAGAATAATTCTTCTGGTGTGAGCGGTTTAATTTGATCCTCTTTCAAGTACGATATTTCATCAGAATTCTTGTTAGGCATCAGAGCATAACGCCAACCATCATCAAATTGTTCAGCTAATTCTGTACCAGATGGGTAGTAGTAAAGTCCCAGAATTGTGCCTTGTTCTGTACGCTGTTCCAAAGCAAAGCGAGGGTAGCCCCAGTGTTGAGGGATTGATATTATTGGTTGCATTGATTTAATTGAGGATTGGTGAATAAATAATTAGGGAAAGGGGGAAAGGGCAAAGGGGAAGGGAATGAAGAAATTTACCTTTCCCCCTTACCCTTTAACCTTTTCCCAGGCGAAGCCCAAGACTTACGCTGTTACTAACTCCGCTTTTTCCAGCAGGCGCTGCAATTTATTGCCAGTTAGCTGTTCTAACGGTTGCTCTAAAAAATATTCATCAAAAATGGATTTACTATCAGTAGACACATCTGCCATCGACAGCGATCGCACTGCATCATAGACCGAGTTAGAAAACTGCTGCTGACCTGAATAACCCTGAATCACCCACCAGTCACCGTTAATGCATCCGACTTGCCCCAGTTTCACGCCGTTGTCGTTGTAAATGCCATCATCGAGAATTTCAAACCCACAATTCTGGCACTCGTTGAAGATATGCACCATGATTTGGTTTTCAGTTGTGGGGGGTGTTGCAAGTTGTTCCTGCACAGGTAATGAGCCATCTTTATAGTGAGTGCAGATGAAGCGATCGCAACGCATTAGAGTGTTGGCACGGAATATTTCTTTATCGTTAACCATTACTACCCAGCGTTGGGTTAAATGGTTGTCGTCATGGCTGATGCTGGCTATCAGTTTGTCATCAGCGTAATATTCGTGATGGTCAAACGAGATTTCGACTATTGTGAGGGGTTCGGGAGCTACGGCTTGGGCTTGGTCAGCGATGTAGCTGTCGAGTTCGGCTTGAGCGAGGGCTTGTTCGTCGGGGGCAGCAGGGGTGAGTTTCTGAATCTTGCTTGCTTGATAGTTAACAATGGCGGAAATCCACGCATCCTTACAGCGTTTGTCGCTTACTTCGACTGTACAGGCGATTTCGCTGTAGATTGGTTGAGTCGATGGGTGGTATTATCCACCGCACCTCTCATTTAGATCCGGACGTGCCCATTTCTGTGCATCCGGCTCCCGATGTTCTTGGCTATTCGCTTTTGCCCATGTGTCGGTAATCGTGGCATGACTCGTGCAATGCTTCAAGATTATTTTTCTGACAGTTGGCGTGATTTCCATCTATATGGTGCAGGTGTACCCGCTCCTCATCTATGAATTTCAGACCGCAGTCAGCACATGTATGGTTTTGCCTTTTAAGGGCAAAAGAGGTTTCGCCGTTATAGAGTTTGCTGTTACGCGCACTCCAGTAAGCTATGTTTCCGTCATAGGGTGACTTTTCGCCCTGAACCATGACGTGTCTGCCTTCGGAGTAAGGAACTGCTGGGAACGCTTTGTCTATCAGCCTCTCGCTGGTGTGGCGTGTTTGCTTGGGTTCCTTGTTAAATACCGTGTACGCTCTGTGGTTTAGGAACCAAAGTGAGAACCTTGACCCGTCCATTTTGCAGAAGCGGTGGTATAGCCTCCAACCTCTAACCAAGGGGGCTAGTTTTTCAGCCTTGACCTTGGCTCCATAATTCGAGTTGTTGACGATGGCTTTTACTTTCTTGCGGAATGCCTTGAAGTTTTCCACTGAAGGGGTTCTTCTTAGTTTTCCGTTTTTCTGTACTTTGAAGTTCCAGCCGAGGAAATCAAAGCCATCTGTCGCGGCGGTGACTTTGGTCTTTTTGACACTGACATTCATCCCACGTTGTGCTAGAAATTCGCTGATTTTGGCAAGTATTTCGTCGGCGTTGTCTTGGGGTCTGAGAATTATCACCATATCATCTGCATATCTTACAGATGGTTCATGGTATTGATAATGATCATCTTTGTAGTGATATATTTTCTCTATCCCATTTAACGCTATATTTGCGAGCAATGGACTGACAACACCGCCTTGAGGTGTCCCTTGGTCGGGAAATCCTGGGTTTACGCCCGATTTTAGGCATCGGAATATACCGAGCTTTAATCCTTTGGGGGATATTAGGCTATCCATGATTATTTTGTGGTCAATCCGGTCAAAGCACTTTTCAATATCGAGTTCTATGACTCGCTTATTTATTCCGTTGGAACTGGATTTTAGGTTTGTTTGGATGTACTGTTGTGCATCGTGCGCCCCGCGACCGGGGCGGAAACCATAGCTCCGAGCGTGAAAAGTTGCTTCGTGTGCTGGTTCTAGTGCGAACTTCGCTAGGCATTGCCAAGCTCTGTCCGAGATGCAGGGTATTTTAAGTAATCTGGTTGTCCCGTCCTTTTTAGGAATTGGGATTTCCCTTAATCCTTGGTGATGCCAATTACTATGATTGGATTTGAGTAGTTCCTCAAGTGCAAATCGTTCCTCAAAGGTTAAGGACTTTTTGCCATCAATACCCGCTGTCTTTTTGCCAGCATTTAATTGAGTTACTTGCCGAATCGCTAAGTATCTAGCTGCACGGGATTTCAGAATCAGTTTTTGTAGTGACCTAGCTTTCGGCTTGTCTCCAACTTGAACCGCTTTAAATATTCTCTTTTGAAGGCGGAATAGGGTGCTTCGGAATTTCTTCCAAGGCATTCCTTTCCACGATTCACTAGCTGTGTAGCTGTGCCTAATCATTTCGCTCTTCTCTAGATAGTATTTTCTGAACACCTTGCAACAATTACGTTGCATCCTACCCGAATTGTGGGGATTCCTCCGCTCGTCTGGTCTACCTGGGTTCGACTGCCCCAAGACCTACAATTCGTTTTTATTCGTTCCCTCGGAGAGATTGATCGTTCCGTTAGGTGTAGCCAATTCAACCGCTGGATTCCCTTGACTCATGCCGATATTCAAGCAAACATTCGGCGGGAATTAACTCCAACGAAGTCAGGTTTTGTAGGCTTACGTCCTGCTTCCGACTAGATTGCTTTTATAGGCTCTGTTTCACCCTGGGAACTCCCTGTTAACGCCAGTGTCAACCCGTAACGGTCGTCTGATTGCGTCCTGTTCCCAGCTTCACTCTCTAGAAACCGAGTCTAGTCGGTGTGGGCAGGTAAGGAGTCAATTCTGAGTCTGAATGGTAGGACTTTCACCTACATCTGACCGAGAGTTCAGCTTTTCCCCATTGTCGGGTGATTACTGACTCAGCTATTTACGGACTGGCTACCGACGTTTTACTGAGTAACGAATCGCACTGCTTGAGACGGGCAATAGATTTCAGTTGCAGCTGTTGTTGGCTGTAGATAATGTGGGTCATAATAAATCAGTTCCTAACGGGACGGAAAGCGCTTCAGATTGCGAGTCGGGGGCGCTTTCTCTATTTATATCTTTTATACTACTGTTGTATACAGCAGTTGTCAACTGGTGTATACTTTTAGAATACAAAACAAGTTTAGAATTATGGAGGCGTGTACACCAATGTTGATGGATGTTGTTAGACAGATAAAAGTTACAATCCCAGATTTATCTCAAAAAATTAAAGAGGCAAGGGAAAAAGATGGAAGATCAGTGCAGGTTTTAGCCACCTCAGCAGGAATTTCTACTGCTTATTGGTATCAAATAGAACAAGAAAAAAGACAGTGGATTTCTGAAGAAACTCTGCGCGGGATTGAACAAGCTTTAGGATTAGATTTAGGGGTGCGTTTTGATGATTGATTCCCTTAGTATCAATCTTTTATTTCTACCTCTTGTCTCCTTTATGGAGCAATGTCTAGGTTGGGCTACGTCTACGCACTTATCTGTCACATCCAAAATTTACGTTGCAGTTGACTCTGAGAAAATCTTATTGAACTAGAAAGGTGGAATTATGCCTAAACCACCTTCTAGACGCAACAAAGCCACCTCTGCCGCATCTACCGATTCAACTTCAGCAGCTAACTCTGTAAACGAGGATATCTCCCAGCAAGAAGATCCAGGTTCAGCAACAATTACGATTAGTGCTGTTGAAGTTCCAGAATTGACAGAGGAAGAACAGCGCGATCGCCTTCACCTAGAGCGCCGTGTGGAAAGAGCGTTTTTTGAGGCAGGGAAAGCGCTGGCAGAATTACGCGATCGCCGACTTTACCGTTCAAGCCACCGCACATTTGAAGATTATTGCCGCGATCGCTTTGCTCACAGTCGCCAGAAGTCAAATTATCTGATTGCAGCAGCTGATGTCTACGAGAATTTGACAACAATTTGTTGTCAAAATTTGCCGTCTGAAGATTTGACAACAAATAGATCACAAATTTTGCCTA
This window encodes:
- a CDS encoding reverse transcriptase domain-containing protein — translated: MIRHSYTASESWKGMPWKKFRSTLFRLQKRIFKAVQVGDKPKARSLQKLILKSRAARYLAIRQVTQLNAGKKTAGIDGKKSLTFEERFALEELLKSNHSNWHHQGLREIPIPKKDGTTRLLKIPCISDRAWQCLAKFALEPAHEATFHARSYGFRPGRGAHDAQQYIQTNLKSSSNGINKRVIELDIEKCFDRIDHKIIMDSLISPKGLKLGIFRCLKSGVNPGFPDQGTPQGGVVSPLLANIALNGIEKIYHYKDDHYQYHEPSVRYADDMVIILRPQDNADEILAKISEFLAQRGMNVSVKKTKVTAATDGFDFLGWNFKVQKNGKLRRTPSVENFKAFRKKVKAIVNNSNYGAKVKAEKLAPLVRGWRLYHRFCKMDGSRFSLWFLNHRAYTVFNKEPKQTRHTSERLIDKAFPAVPYSEGRHVMVQGEKSPYDGNIAYWSARNSKLYNGETSFALKRQNHTCADCGLKFIDEERVHLHHIDGNHANCQKNNLEALHESCHDYRHMGKSE
- a CDS encoding helix-turn-helix transcriptional regulator; the encoded protein is MEACTPMLMDVVRQIKVTIPDLSQKIKEAREKDGRSVQVLATSAGISTAYWYQIEQEKRQWISEETLRGIEQALGLDLGVRFDD